Proteins from a single region of Hordeum vulgare subsp. vulgare chromosome 6H, MorexV3_pseudomolecules_assembly, whole genome shotgun sequence:
- the LOC123402223 gene encoding uncharacterized protein LOC123402223, whose protein sequence is MAAPMASPLTAVARAARLHPVSCSASSSSKNSKQSPSSSSSSAAVPSLRSAAAVAVPLLAALPAPDALAVGGELGIIEGRTVALLHPAIMGGLFAYTLWAGYLGWQWRRVRTVQDEITELKKQVRPAAAAATPAAVGAGDSAAPPRPPAAKSPTEIKIDELSEERKKLVKGGFRDRHFNAGSILLGLGVTESVGGALNTWLRTGKLFPGPHLFAGAAITVLWAAAAALVPAMQKGNETARSLHIALNTINVLLFIWQIPTGLEIVGKVFEFTNWP, encoded by the exons ATGGCCGCGCCAATGGCCTCGCCGCTCACGGCCGTCGCCCGCGCCGCCCGCCTCCACCCCGTCTCctgctccgcctcctcctcttccaaGAACTCCAAacagtcgccgtcgtcgtcgtcgtcgtctgctGCTGTGCCGTCGCTCAGGTCTGCCGCGGCGGTGGCGGTGCCGCTGCTGGCGGCGCTGCCGGCGCCGGACGCGCTGGCGGTGGGCGGCGAGCTGGGGATCATCGAGGGCCGGACCGTCGCGCTGCTGCACCCGGCCATCATGGGCGGCCTCTTCGCCTACACGCTCTGGGCGGGCTACCTCGGCTGGCAGTGGCGCCGCGTCCGCACCGTGCAGGACGAGATCACCGAGCTCAAGAAGCAGGTccgcccggccgccgccgccgccacccccgccGCGGTCGGTGCCGGGGactccgccgccccgccccgtccccCCGCCGCCAAGTCCCCCACCGAGATCAAGATCGACGAGCTCAGCGAG GAGAGGAAGAAGCTGGTGAAGGGCGGGTTCCGGGACCGGCACTTCAACGCGGGGTCGATCCTGCTGGGCCTGGGCGTGACGGAGTCCGTCGGCGGCGCGCTCAACACATGGCTCCGCACCGGCAAGCTCTTCCCGGGCCCGCACCTGTTCGCGGGGGCGGCCATCACCGTGctctgggcggcggcggcggcgctggtgcCGGCCATGCAGAAGGGGAACGAGACGGCCAGGAGCCTGCACATCGCGCTCAACACCATCAACGTGCTGCTCTTCATCTGGCAGATCCCCACGGGGCTCGAGATCGTCGGCAAGGTCTTCGAGTTCACCAACTGGCCATGA